A stretch of Allostreptomyces psammosilenae DNA encodes these proteins:
- a CDS encoding zinc-binding dehydrogenase, whose protein sequence is MSVRALIVDPSASESVRLAEVPEPVAGAGQVLVEVHHASLNHGDLNDARSGRVPPGAVLGSDAAGVVVRAAEDGTGPAVGTRVVALTSGAFAERAAVDVGALAPVPDPVDLAVAAALPVAGLAALRSLRAAGLAAGKRVLVTGASGGVGRFAVQLAAHAGAHVIASVGSAARGAGLAEAGADEVLIGLAGLDRPVDIVIDNVGGPQLVEAWALLAPGGSAQSVGWTSGQPAVFPPYATIGPAKSLTSFVNEGEFGPDLGVLVQRVAEGTLAAQIGWRGSWERVAEAAGVLRGRRVNGKAVLDIGTIGTIGTTGTQS, encoded by the coding sequence ATGTCCGTTCGGGCTCTCATCGTGGATCCGTCGGCGAGCGAGTCGGTGCGTCTGGCCGAGGTGCCGGAGCCGGTGGCCGGGGCCGGTCAGGTGCTGGTGGAGGTGCACCACGCCTCGCTGAACCACGGGGACCTCAACGACGCCCGGTCCGGACGCGTGCCGCCTGGGGCGGTGCTCGGTTCGGACGCCGCCGGGGTGGTGGTGCGCGCCGCGGAGGACGGCACCGGACCGGCCGTGGGCACCCGGGTGGTGGCGCTGACCTCCGGCGCCTTCGCCGAGCGCGCCGCGGTCGACGTCGGAGCGTTGGCCCCGGTTCCCGACCCGGTCGACCTGGCCGTGGCGGCCGCGTTGCCCGTGGCCGGCCTGGCCGCGCTGCGCTCCCTGCGCGCGGCCGGGCTGGCGGCGGGCAAGCGGGTACTGGTCACCGGGGCGTCCGGTGGCGTGGGCCGGTTCGCCGTGCAGCTGGCGGCGCACGCGGGAGCCCACGTGATCGCCTCCGTCGGCTCGGCGGCCCGCGGAGCGGGACTGGCCGAGGCGGGCGCCGACGAGGTCCTGATCGGCCTGGCGGGCCTCGACCGGCCGGTGGACATCGTGATCGACAACGTCGGCGGACCGCAGCTCGTCGAGGCGTGGGCCCTGCTCGCGCCGGGCGGCAGCGCGCAGAGCGTCGGCTGGACCTCCGGCCAGCCGGCCGTCTTCCCGCCGTACGCGACGATCGGGCCGGCCAAGTCGCTGACCTCGTTCGTCAACGAGGGGGAGTTCGGCCCCGACCTGGGCGTCCTCGTCCAGCGGGTCGCCGAGGGCACGCTCGCCGCCCAGATCGGCTGGCGCGGATCCTGGGAACGCGTGGCGGAGGCGGCCGGCGTGCTGCGCGGCCGGCGGGTGAACGGCAAGGCGGTCCTGGACATCGGGACCATCGGGACCATCGGGACCACCGGGACGCAGAGCTGA
- a CDS encoding epoxide hydrolase family protein: MTHHTTPSRGTGPRPFPLEPTPIHVPDEVLADLRRRLESVRWPDVAADDGWSYGVNRAYLRELVDHWRTGFDWRAAEARINAYEHYRVEVEGVPVHFMRRPGVGPDPVPLILTHGWPWTFWHWSKVVDPLADPGAHGGDPAEAFDVIVPSFPGFGFSGPLLPDHPDMNFWKVADLWHTLMTRILGHDRYAAAGCDVGALVTGQLGHKYADALYAIHIGSGQKLSMFNGDRAWDLSGGRPIPEGLPADVHARLVALERRFAVHLAAHVLGPSTLAYGLSDSPAGMLAWILERWVTWSDNGGDIESVFTKDDLLTHATIYWATNTIGTSIRTYANNNRHPWTPSHDRWPVVEAPTGITFVAHENPPGVRTDQRVRHFVESERGAWYNHVNLTAHDHGGHFIPWEIPDEWVDDLRRTFRGRR; this comes from the coding sequence ATGACCCACCACACCACCCCATCGCGCGGCACCGGGCCCCGGCCGTTCCCGCTGGAGCCGACGCCGATCCACGTGCCGGACGAGGTGCTCGCCGACCTGAGGCGGCGTCTGGAGTCGGTCCGCTGGCCCGACGTCGCCGCCGACGACGGCTGGAGCTACGGCGTGAACCGCGCCTACCTGCGGGAGCTCGTCGACCACTGGCGCACCGGTTTCGACTGGCGCGCCGCCGAGGCGCGGATCAACGCCTACGAGCACTACCGGGTCGAGGTCGAGGGCGTGCCGGTGCACTTCATGCGCAGGCCCGGGGTCGGTCCCGACCCGGTTCCGCTGATCCTCACGCACGGTTGGCCCTGGACGTTCTGGCACTGGTCCAAGGTGGTCGACCCGCTCGCCGACCCGGGCGCGCACGGCGGCGACCCGGCCGAGGCATTCGACGTGATCGTCCCCTCGTTCCCCGGTTTCGGTTTCTCCGGGCCGCTGCTGCCGGACCATCCGGACATGAACTTCTGGAAGGTCGCCGACCTCTGGCACACGCTCATGACCCGGATCCTGGGCCACGACCGGTACGCCGCCGCCGGCTGCGACGTCGGCGCACTAGTCACCGGCCAGCTCGGGCACAAGTACGCCGACGCGCTGTACGCCATCCACATCGGCTCCGGCCAGAAGCTCAGCATGTTCAACGGCGACCGGGCCTGGGACCTCAGCGGCGGCCGGCCCATTCCGGAGGGCCTGCCCGCCGACGTCCACGCCCGGCTCGTCGCCCTGGAGAGACGCTTCGCCGTCCATCTCGCCGCGCACGTCCTCGGCCCCAGCACGCTCGCCTACGGGCTGTCCGACTCGCCGGCCGGGATGCTCGCCTGGATCCTCGAACGCTGGGTGACCTGGAGCGACAACGGCGGCGACATCGAGTCGGTGTTCACCAAGGACGACCTGCTCACCCACGCCACGATCTACTGGGCGACCAACACGATCGGCACCTCGATCCGCACCTACGCCAACAACAACCGCCATCCGTGGACCCCGTCGCACGACCGGTGGCCGGTCGTCGAGGCACCCACCGGCATCACCTTCGTCGCCCACGAGAACCCGCCCGGCGTCCGCACCGACCAGCGGGTCCGGCACTTCGTCGAGAGCGAGCGCGGCGCCTGGTACAACCACGTCAACCTCACCGCCCACGACCACGGCGGCCACTTCATCCCCTGGGAGATCCCCGACGAGTGGGTCGACGACCTCCGGCGGACGTTCCGCGGCCGCCGCTAG
- a CDS encoding MarR family winged helix-turn-helix transcriptional regulator, translated as MTGERTPELDVGEMVAAVEEFNGFFIRLPSIQRLSFTTLSVLHTLARRGPVRLGELTATEQVTQSAVTQMVTRLERDGLVERRPDPTDGRAVLVHITAAGAEVVAARRADRTARLAPVLERLSAEERSAIAAALPALRRIAELGGAP; from the coding sequence ATGACCGGGGAGCGGACGCCCGAACTGGACGTGGGCGAGATGGTGGCCGCGGTGGAGGAGTTCAACGGCTTCTTCATCCGGCTGCCGTCCATCCAGCGGCTGAGTTTCACCACGCTGTCGGTCCTGCACACGCTGGCGCGGCGCGGTCCGGTGCGGCTCGGTGAACTGACGGCGACCGAGCAGGTCACCCAGTCCGCCGTCACGCAGATGGTGACCAGGCTGGAACGGGACGGGCTGGTCGAGCGCCGCCCGGACCCCACGGACGGCCGTGCGGTGCTGGTGCACATCACCGCCGCCGGCGCCGAGGTGGTCGCCGCCCGACGCGCCGACCGGACCGCCCGACTCGCCCCGGTCCTGGAGCGGTTGTCGGCCGAGGAACGGTCGGCGATCGCCGCCGCGCTCCCCGCCCTGCGCCGCATCGCCGAACTCGGCGGCGCCCCCTGA
- a CDS encoding RNA polymerase sigma factor yields MAERVIGAERAVEAVFREEHGLLLASLVRRFGDLDLAEEVASEAIEAALVHWPVRGVPARPGAWLLTTARRRAVDRLRRDQAYAARLAVLQVEADRAAPAAPPADAATDADLPDERLRLFFTCAHPALPAEARGALMLRCLAGLTTAEVARAHLVPPATMAQRIVRAKRKIREARIPFRVPGADELPGRLPGVLQVLYSVFTEGYAASSGPDLQRPDLAEEAIRLARILRRLLPGEREVTGLLALMLLVHARREARIGPAGELVLLDEQDRARWDRAMIEEGLALVPVALTGGPPGPYAVQAAIAALHDEAADLATTDWPQITALYDVLSALAPSPVVALNRAVAVAMRDGPEAGLALLDELAGEERLRGYHPYHAARADLLYRLGRLPDAAAAYRRALELAGTEPERAHLRRGLEATGETASAT; encoded by the coding sequence GTGGCGGAACGGGTGATCGGCGCCGAGCGGGCGGTGGAGGCGGTGTTCCGCGAGGAGCACGGCCTGCTGCTCGCCTCCCTGGTCCGCCGCTTCGGCGACCTCGACCTGGCCGAGGAGGTCGCCTCCGAGGCGATCGAGGCGGCGCTGGTGCACTGGCCGGTGCGGGGCGTGCCGGCCAGGCCCGGCGCCTGGCTGCTGACGACGGCCCGGCGCCGGGCCGTCGACCGGCTGCGCCGCGACCAGGCGTACGCCGCCCGGCTCGCCGTGCTCCAGGTGGAGGCGGACCGGGCGGCCCCCGCCGCCCCGCCCGCCGACGCCGCCACCGACGCCGACCTCCCCGACGAGCGGCTGCGGCTGTTCTTCACCTGCGCCCATCCGGCCCTGCCGGCCGAGGCGCGCGGGGCGCTGATGCTGCGTTGCCTGGCCGGGCTGACGACGGCCGAGGTGGCGCGGGCCCATCTCGTCCCGCCGGCGACGATGGCGCAGCGGATCGTGCGGGCGAAGCGGAAGATCCGCGAGGCGCGGATCCCGTTCCGGGTGCCGGGGGCGGACGAGCTGCCGGGGCGCCTGCCGGGAGTGCTCCAGGTCCTGTACTCGGTCTTCACGGAAGGGTACGCGGCCAGCTCCGGCCCGGACCTGCAGCGTCCCGATCTCGCCGAGGAGGCCATCCGGCTGGCGCGGATCCTGCGCCGGCTGCTGCCCGGTGAGCGGGAGGTCACCGGGTTGCTGGCGCTGATGCTGCTGGTCCACGCGCGCCGCGAGGCCCGCATCGGCCCGGCCGGGGAGCTGGTGCTGCTCGACGAGCAGGACCGCGCCCGCTGGGACCGCGCCATGATCGAGGAGGGTCTGGCCCTGGTTCCGGTGGCGCTGACCGGCGGCCCGCCCGGACCGTACGCGGTGCAGGCGGCGATCGCCGCCCTGCACGACGAGGCCGCGGACCTAGCGACGACGGACTGGCCGCAGATCACGGCGCTCTACGACGTGCTGTCCGCGCTCGCCCCGTCCCCGGTCGTCGCGCTGAACCGGGCCGTGGCCGTGGCGATGCGCGACGGCCCCGAGGCGGGCCTGGCCCTGCTCGACGAGCTGGCCGGCGAGGAGCGGCTGCGCGGCTACCACCCCTACCACGCCGCCCGGGCGGACCTGCTGTACCGGCTCGGCCGGCTCCCCGACGCCGCGGCGGCCTACCGCCGCGCGCTGGAACTGGCCGGCACCGAACCGGAACGGGCGCACCTGCGGCGCGGGCTGGAGGCGACCGGTGAGACTGCATCAGCAACTTAA
- a CDS encoding YciI family protein, whose translation MKYMLLINAGAVDADGGAAECGVQDWIAYDSAVRDAGIWVSGESLADLVTATTVRVGPDGERSVVDGPFAETREVLGGFYVIDVPDLDAALDWAARCPGARGSGSVVVRPVADFGA comes from the coding sequence ATGAAGTACATGCTGCTGATCAACGCCGGTGCGGTGGACGCGGACGGCGGGGCCGCCGAGTGCGGCGTCCAGGACTGGATCGCCTACGACAGCGCCGTGCGGGACGCGGGGATCTGGGTGTCCGGCGAGTCGCTGGCGGACCTGGTCACCGCCACCACGGTGCGGGTGGGCCCGGACGGCGAGCGGTCCGTGGTGGACGGGCCGTTCGCGGAGACCCGCGAGGTCCTCGGCGGTTTCTACGTCATCGACGTGCCGGACCTGGACGCCGCACTGGACTGGGCGGCCCGCTGCCCCGGGGCGCGCGGCAGCGGTTCGGTCGTGGTGCGGCCGGTCGCCGACTTCGGGGCCTGA
- a CDS encoding RNA polymerase sigma-70 factor, whose product MTQPSPDVDQQVFTRYRTLLFSVAYRLLGSAADAEDAVQDAWFKWSAADRSRVADPKAYLTRIVSNLALERLRSTRHKRESYVGPWLPEPILTTGDTADAVTEAESVSMAMLVVLETLSPLERAVFVLREVFDFSHAEIAEAVERSEAAVRQAAHRAREHVRARRPRFTADRSRQREVTERFLTAATGGDVSALMELLSPDVTLWTDGGGKVRQAMRPVVGASTVAAWFAAIGTVSYQGVDPADMSADLVEINGGPGMVFRAPGRVIATVTFDFDAEGRIVAIHNVANPDKLRAVAGGTAHALGTR is encoded by the coding sequence GTGACCCAGCCCTCCCCGGACGTCGACCAGCAGGTGTTCACCCGGTACCGCACCCTGCTGTTCTCGGTGGCCTACCGCCTCCTCGGCAGCGCGGCCGACGCGGAGGACGCGGTCCAGGACGCCTGGTTCAAGTGGTCGGCCGCCGACCGCTCCCGGGTCGCCGACCCCAAGGCCTACCTGACGCGGATCGTCTCCAACCTCGCGCTGGAACGGCTGCGCTCCACCCGGCACAAGCGCGAGAGCTACGTGGGGCCGTGGCTCCCGGAGCCGATCCTCACCACCGGGGACACGGCCGACGCGGTCACGGAGGCCGAGTCGGTGTCGATGGCGATGCTGGTGGTGCTGGAGACGCTGAGCCCGCTGGAGCGCGCGGTCTTCGTGCTGAGGGAGGTCTTCGACTTCAGCCATGCCGAGATCGCCGAGGCGGTGGAGCGGTCGGAGGCCGCCGTGCGGCAGGCCGCCCACCGTGCGCGCGAGCACGTGCGGGCCCGCCGGCCGCGCTTCACCGCGGACCGCTCCAGGCAGCGCGAGGTCACCGAGCGGTTCCTGACCGCCGCGACCGGCGGTGACGTGAGCGCCCTGATGGAACTGCTGTCCCCCGACGTCACCCTGTGGACCGACGGCGGCGGCAAGGTCCGCCAGGCCATGCGTCCGGTCGTGGGCGCGTCCACCGTGGCCGCCTGGTTCGCGGCCATCGGCACCGTGAGCTACCAGGGCGTCGACCCCGCCGACATGTCGGCCGACCTCGTCGAGATCAACGGCGGGCCCGGCATGGTGTTCCGCGCGCCGGGACGCGTGATCGCCACCGTCACCTTCGACTTCGACGCCGAGGGCCGCATCGTCGCCATCCACAACGTGGCGAACCCGGACAAACTCCGGGCCGTCGCCGGCGGCACCGCCCACGCCCTCGGCACGCGGTGA
- a CDS encoding NAD(P)/FAD-dependent oxidoreductase — translation MNTRRGTGAAAPHRVLVLGAGYAGMSAAIQLAARTKGREDVEVTVVNARERFTERLRLHMVATGQRLAELSIPELLEGTDARFVRGWVTAVDAEARTVRIDDDRGLRYDTLVYGLGGVADTTAVPGVEEHAYTLDGAQDAELLADRLARLAGHGGGTVVVGGSGLTGVESAAEIAERHPELTVVLLGREEPGAAMHPKARAYLRSALERLGVRVRCGVEVRKVLPDSVELADGEGVAADVVLWTAGTRTSPLAGAAGLTVDERGRVVTDATLRSVSHPEVYAVGDAAAVRQPYGAMHGTCQSGMPTGVHAAVSIVRALRGRRPRPFRFGYYHTPVSLGRHDAVVQFTRPDDSPRRVYLTGRRAAWYKETVTASPWPTWGRMKKMPASGALWPTGGRFTRIRRAR, via the coding sequence ATGAACACGCGGCGCGGAACAGGTGCGGCGGCCCCCCACCGGGTGCTGGTCCTCGGGGCCGGATACGCCGGGATGTCGGCGGCGATCCAGCTCGCGGCCCGTACGAAGGGGCGCGAGGACGTGGAGGTGACGGTGGTGAACGCGCGGGAGCGGTTCACCGAGCGGCTGCGCCTGCACATGGTGGCGACCGGGCAGCGGCTCGCCGAGCTGAGCATCCCGGAGCTGCTGGAGGGCACGGACGCGCGGTTCGTGCGCGGCTGGGTGACCGCGGTGGACGCGGAGGCCAGGACCGTGCGGATCGACGACGACCGGGGGCTGCGCTACGACACGCTGGTGTACGGGTTGGGCGGGGTGGCCGACACGACGGCGGTGCCCGGTGTCGAGGAGCACGCCTACACCCTGGACGGCGCACAGGACGCCGAGCTGCTCGCCGACCGGCTCGCCCGGCTGGCGGGGCACGGCGGCGGCACGGTGGTGGTCGGCGGCAGCGGACTGACCGGCGTCGAGTCGGCCGCGGAGATCGCCGAGCGGCACCCGGAGCTGACCGTGGTGCTGCTGGGCCGGGAGGAGCCCGGTGCCGCCATGCACCCGAAGGCCCGGGCGTACCTGCGGTCGGCGCTCGAACGCCTGGGCGTCCGGGTGCGTTGCGGGGTGGAGGTGCGCAAGGTGCTGCCCGACTCGGTGGAGCTGGCGGACGGGGAGGGCGTCGCCGCCGACGTGGTGCTGTGGACCGCCGGCACCCGGACCTCGCCGCTGGCGGGCGCCGCCGGGCTGACCGTGGACGAGCGCGGGCGGGTCGTCACCGACGCGACGCTGCGGTCGGTGTCGCACCCGGAGGTGTACGCCGTGGGCGACGCCGCGGCCGTCCGCCAGCCCTACGGCGCCATGCACGGCACCTGCCAGTCGGGCATGCCGACCGGTGTGCACGCCGCGGTCTCCATCGTCCGCGCGCTGCGGGGCCGGCGCCCCAGGCCGTTCCGCTTCGGCTACTACCACACGCCGGTGAGCCTGGGGCGGCACGACGCGGTCGTGCAGTTCACCCGCCCCGACGACAGCCCCCGACGGGTGTACCTGACCGGTCGACGGGCGGCCTGGTACAAGGAGACGGTGACCGCTTCCCCCTGGCCCACCTGGGGCCGCATGAAGAAGATGCCCGCCTCGGGCGCGCTCTGGCCCACCGGCGGCCGCTTCACCCGGATCCGGAGGGCACGGTGA
- a CDS encoding glucuronyl esterase domain-containing protein codes for MHVHRYRPWVWAVAVFAAVVSLAVTLIPRAGAVSGPGPAVRAVPGVEDDGADCAVPAPGPSTANSLLPDPFTRLDGTRITDRSDWRCRRAEIRELAERSVYGQKPARPAGVTGTVSRTGITVNVSDQGRSASFSATVDLPSGTGPFPAVVVLGGLGADTATIKASGAAVINLDPYALGREGTARNNKQGAFYSIYGSTSSTGLLMAWSWGVSRIIDVIEQSDGSVLRADATGVTGCSRFGKGALAAGAFDQRIDLTMPIESGTAGAPVFRGIPGESGAQPLSSAYSEQPWLGDAFGPFTSNPNTLPVDTHQILAMVAPRGLFVMENPHIDWLGARSGSVAALGAAEVYRALGAASNITYWSDVQDGTHCAVRPEWRTPLQQSIQRFLLETGSAPGAFRISPSKAGNLSGWRNWQTPTLTDNGGTGGTTSGTTGGTTSGTTSGTTTGTTSGTTSGTSTGTSTGGDTGGPVDGCVTGYRTVNSWSGGFQGEVTVRNAGTSPINGWAVRMTLAPGQSISNLWNGQNTGTSGSVTVSNTPWNGALAVGGTVTFGFVVSGGSSTPPSDLSCTGA; via the coding sequence TTGCACGTCCATCGATACCGCCCGTGGGTGTGGGCGGTCGCGGTCTTCGCGGCCGTCGTGAGCCTGGCGGTCACCCTCATCCCGCGGGCGGGAGCCGTCAGCGGTCCCGGGCCGGCCGTGCGCGCCGTACCCGGCGTCGAGGACGACGGCGCCGACTGCGCCGTGCCCGCGCCCGGTCCGTCGACCGCCAACTCCCTGCTTCCCGACCCGTTCACCAGGCTGGACGGCACGCGCATCACCGACCGGTCCGACTGGCGCTGCCGGCGGGCGGAGATCCGGGAACTGGCGGAGCGTTCCGTCTACGGCCAGAAGCCCGCACGGCCCGCCGGCGTCACCGGAACCGTCTCGCGGACCGGCATCACCGTGAACGTCAGCGACCAGGGCAGGAGCGCCAGCTTCTCGGCGACCGTCGACCTGCCGAGCGGCACCGGCCCCTTCCCGGCCGTCGTCGTCCTGGGAGGACTCGGTGCGGACACCGCCACCATCAAGGCCTCGGGTGCCGCCGTCATCAACCTCGACCCCTACGCGCTCGGCCGGGAGGGCACCGCACGCAACAACAAGCAGGGCGCCTTCTACAGCATCTACGGCTCCACGAGCAGCACCGGGCTGCTGATGGCCTGGTCCTGGGGCGTGAGCCGGATCATCGACGTCATCGAGCAGTCGGACGGCAGCGTCCTGCGCGCGGACGCGACCGGCGTCACCGGATGCTCGCGGTTCGGGAAGGGCGCCCTCGCGGCAGGCGCGTTCGACCAGCGCATCGACCTGACCATGCCGATCGAGTCGGGCACCGCCGGTGCCCCCGTCTTCCGCGGGATACCGGGGGAGAGCGGCGCCCAGCCGCTGAGCAGCGCCTACTCCGAACAGCCGTGGCTCGGCGACGCGTTCGGCCCCTTCACCTCCAACCCCAACACGCTGCCGGTGGACACCCACCAGATCCTGGCCATGGTGGCGCCGCGCGGACTGTTCGTCATGGAGAACCCGCACATCGACTGGCTGGGCGCCAGGTCGGGCAGCGTGGCCGCGCTGGGCGCGGCGGAGGTCTACCGGGCGCTCGGCGCGGCGTCCAACATCACGTACTGGTCGGACGTCCAGGACGGCACCCACTGCGCCGTCAGGCCCGAGTGGCGTACCCCTCTCCAGCAGAGCATCCAGCGGTTCCTGCTGGAGACGGGCAGCGCTCCGGGCGCCTTCCGGATCTCGCCCTCGAAGGCCGGCAACCTGTCCGGTTGGCGGAACTGGCAGACGCCGACGCTCACCGACAACGGCGGCACGGGCGGGACCACCAGCGGCACCACGGGCGGGACCACCAGCGGCACCACGAGCGGGACGACCACCGGCACCACCAGCGGGACGACCAGCGGCACCAGCACCGGCACCAGCACCGGGGGCGACACCGGCGGACCCGTCGACGGCTGCGTCACCGGCTACCGCACGGTCAACAGCTGGTCCGGCGGCTTCCAGGGCGAGGTGACCGTCCGCAACGCCGGGACCAGCCCGATCAACGGCTGGGCCGTCCGGATGACCCTGGCTCCGGGCCAGTCCATCAGCAACCTCTGGAACGGCCAGAACACCGGGACCAGCGGATCCGTCACGGTGAGCAACACGCCCTGGAACGGCGCCCTCGCCGTGGGCGGCACCGTCACCTTCGGTTTCGTGGTCTCGGGCGGCTCCTCGACTCCGCCCAGCGACCTCTCCTGCACCGGCGCCTGA
- a CDS encoding DJ-1/PfpI family protein has translation MHAQIVLFDGFDPLDVIAPYEVLYAGGTASGGAVTVELVSAEGPREVVSGTGGLALRATAPLDPARADLVVLPGASGLVSEPEEVPDFGADDGVRRRDEYIPLLLGRTLTTPLPALLGKAMADPRVTVAAVCGGSLVLAMAGLLEGRHATTHHMGIDMLDATGAHAVRARVVDDGDLVTGAGVTSGLDLGLYLLEREIGPRVAHAVEELFAHERRGVVWCEHGPAPTPL, from the coding sequence GTGCACGCCCAGATCGTCCTGTTCGACGGCTTCGACCCACTCGACGTCATCGCCCCGTACGAGGTGCTGTACGCGGGCGGCACCGCATCCGGCGGAGCGGTGACCGTGGAGCTGGTCTCCGCCGAGGGACCGCGCGAGGTGGTCAGCGGGACCGGCGGCCTGGCGCTGCGCGCCACGGCCCCCCTCGACCCGGCGCGCGCCGACCTCGTCGTGCTGCCCGGCGCCTCCGGCCTCGTCAGCGAGCCCGAGGAGGTCCCCGACTTCGGCGCGGACGACGGAGTGCGGCGCCGGGACGAATACATCCCGCTGCTCCTCGGCCGGACGCTGACCACCCCGCTCCCGGCGCTGCTGGGGAAGGCGATGGCCGACCCGCGGGTTACCGTCGCCGCCGTGTGCGGCGGCTCACTGGTGCTGGCCATGGCCGGTCTGCTGGAAGGCCGGCACGCCACCACCCACCACATGGGCATCGACATGCTGGACGCCACCGGCGCCCACGCCGTGCGGGCCCGTGTGGTGGACGACGGGGACCTGGTCACCGGCGCGGGTGTCACGTCAGGGCTCGACCTGGGCCTCTACCTGCTGGAACGCGAGATCGGCCCGCGGGTCGCGCACGCCGTCGAGGAGCTCTTCGCCCACGAGCGCCGCGGCGTCGTCTGGTGCGAGCACGGGCCCGCGCCCACGCCGCTGTGA
- the ctaD gene encoding aa3-type cytochrome oxidase subunit I: MAPTAAVGRPRSRILGWLTTTDHKVIGNMYLVTSFGFFLLGGVLALLMRAELAWPGLQVVPDNERYNQLFTIHGTVMMLLFATPTFAGFANAVMPLQIGAPDVAFPRLNAFTYWAFLFGGLMVVAGFLTPAGAASFGWFAYAPLNGAGESPNLGADLWAMGQVVAGLSTVLGAVNFITTIVCLRAPGMTMFRMPIFTWNVLFTSILALFAFPVLTAALLALEADRLFGAHVFDAANGGAVLWQHLFWFFGHPEVYVVALPFFGIITEIVPVFSRKPLFGYYGMVGATIAITALSAVVWAHHMFATGVVLLPFFSLLSFLIAVPTGVKFFNWIGTMWRGSLSFETPMLWAVGFLLTFVVGGVTGVLIASPPLDFHVTDSYFVVAHLHYVLFGTVVFAMFAGFYFWWPKFTGRMLDERWGRIHFWLLFPGFQVTFLVHHWLGAQGMPRRYADYLPTDGFTALNVVSSLGAALLGVSTLAFLYNVWKSARHGRVAPGDDPWGFGRSLEWATSCPPPRHNFTALPRIRSDSPAFDLHHPEVEGGRAHADVAAPEAGTPDTESIRRITR, encoded by the coding sequence ATGGCGCCCACGGCAGCCGTCGGTCGGCCGCGCAGTCGGATCCTGGGCTGGCTGACGACCACGGACCACAAGGTGATCGGGAACATGTACCTGGTCACCTCGTTCGGCTTCTTCCTCCTCGGTGGCGTCCTGGCGTTGCTGATGCGGGCCGAACTCGCCTGGCCGGGCCTGCAGGTGGTGCCGGACAACGAGCGGTACAACCAGCTGTTCACGATCCACGGCACGGTGATGATGCTGCTGTTCGCCACCCCCACCTTCGCCGGGTTCGCGAACGCGGTCATGCCCTTGCAGATCGGCGCCCCCGACGTGGCGTTCCCCCGGCTGAACGCCTTCACCTACTGGGCGTTCCTCTTCGGCGGGCTGATGGTGGTCGCCGGCTTCCTCACCCCCGCGGGCGCGGCGTCCTTCGGCTGGTTCGCCTACGCCCCGTTGAACGGCGCGGGGGAGTCACCGAACCTCGGCGCCGACCTGTGGGCCATGGGGCAGGTGGTCGCCGGGCTGAGCACGGTCCTCGGCGCGGTCAACTTCATCACCACGATCGTCTGCCTGCGCGCCCCGGGCATGACCATGTTCCGGATGCCGATCTTCACCTGGAACGTGCTGTTCACCTCGATCCTGGCGCTGTTCGCCTTCCCCGTGCTGACCGCCGCGCTGCTGGCCCTGGAGGCCGACCGGTTGTTCGGGGCGCACGTCTTCGACGCCGCCAACGGCGGGGCCGTGCTGTGGCAGCACCTGTTCTGGTTCTTCGGGCACCCCGAGGTGTACGTCGTCGCCCTGCCGTTCTTCGGCATCATCACCGAGATCGTGCCGGTCTTCAGCCGGAAACCGCTCTTCGGCTACTACGGGATGGTCGGCGCCACCATCGCCATCACCGCCCTGTCGGCGGTGGTGTGGGCGCACCACATGTTCGCCACCGGCGTGGTGCTGCTGCCGTTCTTCTCCCTGCTGTCCTTCCTCATCGCGGTTCCGACCGGGGTGAAGTTCTTCAACTGGATCGGCACCATGTGGCGCGGCTCGCTGTCCTTCGAGACGCCCATGCTGTGGGCGGTCGGCTTCCTGCTGACCTTCGTCGTCGGCGGCGTGACCGGTGTGCTGATCGCCTCGCCACCGCTGGACTTCCACGTGACCGACAGCTACTTCGTCGTGGCCCACCTGCACTACGTGCTGTTCGGCACCGTGGTCTTCGCCATGTTCGCCGGCTTCTACTTCTGGTGGCCCAAGTTCACCGGGAGGATGCTGGACGAGCGGTGGGGACGGATCCACTTCTGGCTGCTGTTCCCCGGTTTCCAGGTGACCTTCCTGGTGCACCACTGGCTGGGCGCCCAGGGCATGCCGCGCCGCTACGCCGACTACCTGCCCACGGACGGCTTCACCGCGCTGAACGTGGTCTCCTCCCTCGGCGCGGCGCTGCTGGGCGTCTCCACGCTCGCCTTCCTCTACAACGTGTGGAAGTCCGCCCGGCACGGCCGGGTGGCGCCCGGCGACGATCCGTGGGGTTTCGGCCGTTCCCTGGAATGGGCCACCTCCTGCCCGCCGCCGCGGCACAACTTCACCGCGCTGCCCCGGATCCGCTCCGACTCCCCCGCCTTCGACCTGCACCACCCCGAGGTGGAGGGCGGCCGCGCGCACGCCGACGTGGCCGCGCCCGAGGCCGGCACCCCGGACACCGAGAGCATCAGGCGGATCACCCGGTGA